The Neurospora crassa OR74A linkage group I, whole genome shotgun sequence genome segment TTTCGTTCTGTTTCCGATCCGGTTTACTTCCCTCGTCTGTCTCCCAGTTGCTTCGGTTCTGCCTACTCAGTCATGTTGCCCCGTTACTTCAGGGCTAGGTACATGGGCCCGAGTAGTTGCATGTAGAACCACAGCTGGTCAATTATAGGGCGGATCGGAGTTGTTGTTTTCCCTCTCAGGGGTATCTGGTGGTGGCAAGCGTCCTTGATGCATGGATGGTAGTTGATAGTtcacttttcttcccttcctccctctatCTCCCAAGACAACCTGACAATGACCAGGTCGAGGATAACCTACCGAGGCATCCTACCTCTAGCCAAAGTATCGAGGATAAACCGAAGATCTTCAGGatcgatgtcgtcgtcgctatCCACCTCGATGGGTCGGTTGAGGAGCTCCTCGGGGGCGTCGTCGAGAATGTCGCGATGGTCACCGCCATGGAAGAAGTCATCATCCTCGGGGATGTGGTCGAAGAAGCGGTCTTCATGGCGATGACGGCGATGACGGTGGCGGCCCGGGTCGGGGTGGTGGCGCTGGTGCTGGCGATGCTGATGGTTACGGCCATGGAAGAactcatcttcctcgccttCAGCCACATGGTCCGGAATACCAGCTGCCCGTCTTTCTCGGATCCGCCTCTCTGGCTCGTGAAGGTCAAAGATGGGGCAAGCGCACAGTGGCCCATCACCGTGCCCGTTAGGGTGAATGAGTAGACAGTGATAGCAGAAGTATGTTTTACACTTGATACACCTGTAAGAATGTCAGTaactcttttttcttctagCTTCAAACGAGATGGGGGTTCTCACTTGATCAGGTTACAGCCACCATCTCTCTCGACGGTCATGTCGCAGGTTGGACAGGTCCTCCAGGCCTCGTCCCGCCTCAATTGTCTGAACTGCCGATCGGCCTGCTCCTccaactgctgctgctcctctgTCCTTCTTCTGTGGCCAGGACAACGTTCTTGGTACCTGGCTCGGTGCGCCCTGCCTTCGCAGATGATACAGGTCACCTGCCGACAGTGGTGGCATACGGCCTCGGTCTCTCTGCGACCTTCGACGCCCGTGAACCGCTCCGGGATTAGCCAGCCACAGTCCACGTTCGAGCACCGCGTGCCCGTATGCTCCCTCTCCATGCGTACCTGCTCAGTACGAGCAATGTACTGCCTGATCATCTCGACGCCCAGCAGCCGGCGGAAGCGCTCGTTGCGCGCTCGGACTTCCCGAGAAGGGTTCTCGTTTCCAAGCTCGTTGGCGTGAATGTAGAAGCGGTTGCCGCAGCAAGTAGGGGGAAAGGTGTCAGCGTTGCGCCAGACGTTGCGGTCCATGGCGTTTCTGAAAAACGACTGTAGGCATTGGCCGCAGTAATGGTGCGGCTCTGGGGCGCAGGAGGTTGTGAGGACCTGGGAGCGTGGAAACTCCTCGGCGCAGACCGCACAGGGGACGAGGTCGTCACCGTCGACACTGGGCTCTGGGACTGGTGCCGTGGCAGCGTTGACTGTGGTGGCTGTGGCGACTGGGGCTGCCGGTACTGGTGCCGGTACCTGGGGACCTGGAAGTCTGTTGACGGGCGTTGGGCGCGCTTCGACGGGATTGGCCCTGGCGGCCGGTACGTTACCGCCGTGTTGGCGGTTTCGTTCGTCTGTACAATCTAGCAGTTAGCTTCACGTTCGTTTTTGAGTTCCAAGGTTGGCTTCATACCTCTTCTAGCTACCTGTTCTAGGTGCTCTTCCTGTCTCCTCTCGGCCTCCACTTCCTGCCTCCTCTCCTGCTCGTGCCTATCCCGccgagcctcctcctcctgcctATTTTGCTGAGCCCGCTGAGCTCGACGCTCGGCTTGACGGGCCTCTAGCCGGTCTAGAGCAACCTCACGGTCGATACGATCGAGGAAGTGGCGATTGTGGCCGAGGAGCTCCTGGGCGCGGGCCCAGAGTCCTTCCCTCCTCGGAGGGGGAACTGGCGGACGGGGTCTTGAGGGTAGGTCCCATCTAACCATCGGGGGAGGGAATCGGAGAGGGGGCCATGGGTGCCTCCTCTCTTCCCTCTCAATGTGTGGAGGAGGTCCGTCAACTGGTTCGTCTCGGATGACGACTGTGATACGGGTAGGGCGTCGAGGGGGATTCTCCCGGCGGCTACTGCCCTCTCCGTTGTCGGTGTGGCGGCGATACATCTTGGTAGGTGTGGGCTGGTTGTCGTTTTGAAAGCTTCGGTGCTTGTTTCAAGGCAGTGATAGTAGGTGTGGTCGTACTCGAATGTCCGGGACGAtgagaggaaaagaagaggaagtttgGCCTGGATCTCCCTGGGCACTTGTAGAAACTGGGTGGCCATCTTTTCCGGGTTATTTTCATCCATCTAGAGCGTTGTGGTCGTGGATCAGAGGCGAGTATTCGGGTGAATTAGAAGGGTGTACTGGCCCGGCGCTGTCATGGTGGTCGTACTGACGGAAAATGTCCGAGAGACGGAGGATTCGTGAAAGATGGAAAATCGAGGTGAATGGATCAAGGGGTTCCATCATCGCCGGCTGTGGGTAAAGCCTACGGCTTCAGGTGTAAGTGAAGAGATGGTTTGACCATATCAGTTCATCAATTTCTTGCCTGGGTCTTTGGTTGACACACCTCCGCGGTTTTGCGGATAGAATGCGAGATAGGTTGACGATGACACATTGATCCCGAGCAACCCCTTGCGACTGTCCTACGCACATCTTCCGTCTTGGATCGGACGCATCTGGAATTACCTAAGTAACTATATGTCAAAGCATGGTTACTATCTGTTAAGATGAGTGACTGATGAACGGCTTCAGTGGCTGACAAGACGGTACCCATCGGAGCGCCTACGTCTCGATACCGTTGATAGTGAAGTGAAGTGCCATATTTTATGTAGCTAAAGAATTGGCAATGCTGTCCGAGGTATCAATGATCGAGGGGGGGCACAGAGTGCTGTGGTTGTGTCtgtaagaagaaaaaagaagaaaaaagagagaaaaaaagacgagGACTGAAGAGGGAATGAGAAATCGAAATGTAAATCATCTGCCCAGAATCGCTCCCGAGATGGAAGTAACAACCTCTATGTACGCTTACtcattcccttctttctttccccaaGTATCCCGAGTCCCTCACATGTctcaaaaagaaggaagttgCGGCCATCACTGCTCCTCGAATTACAGTTTCTCTCGGTTGCCGTCTCCTGTCTTCACCCCGTCCCGTCGACAATCTCATTGCCAACAGGCCCTTTACTTACCTTGTAGTTTTGATCAAAAACAGAGCATAGGAAACAAGCTAGGACCGGCAACCTTCTAAACTCGACACTTCCAAAAGCGATGACTTGGCGAATCTGGACATTTGGGCCCATCATCACTTCCAAAACTCGTTGATCGATGTGGTTAGTTGAGGATGCCAAAGCCACTGGTGATTCATCCAACACCTTACGAGCATGAAACTGGGCGCCATCATACCAGACCGAAATTGAATTATTGATCAGTGACACCCAAGCTCCATGAATGCGCTCTTCTATTATGCTCGCTTACAGCGGGTTCAAGTCAAAAACGAAGTCACACAAATCTTTTCACCCCCTTATACATTTCCATCCACCCTTCCACTGGCCGGACCCATCTCAGCCTCGGAatcactcccactcccactcccctccgcctccttgcCATTCACACATTCTTTACCACTCTTtttctcatcaccaccacaggCACCACCACTCAGGAACTTCCCACCCTCAACATCCCccaccctctccctcttttcccccctcGAAAACAAAAACATTCCACCCACCACCGCTTTCCCCCCTCCACTCACCGTCACCGCAACCGCGCTCCCCACCCACCGATAAATACACGCTCCTACCAAACTGCCCACCGCAAGGCTAACCAAAAACGCAACCCGTCTATTCCTCCCCCTATTCTCCTTCAGCGGCCTACTCATCAAGCGCTTATCAATGACCAAATCCACccacgccgccgtcgccatgGCGGTGCTAATCTCCGTCATGTTCAGACTTCTTGACAGAACCACCTGACTCCCCGCCGCGGACGCCAAGAGGGCAATACACACTAGGGTTCGCGTGCCCGTGACGGCCTCCATGGTATCGATGCTGCCGGACTCGAAGAGGAGTTTTCCAGGGGCGTTGGTGTGGTAGCTACCGAActggagggcggcggcgatgaagacgagggtGGTTtggatggtgttggtgactAGAAGCCAGAAACGCCGGCGGGGACCGATCAGGTGCCCCAGTTGGCCGGTGAGGTAGGCGCtccccaagaagaagccgaggGAGGTGGCGATGTTGGCGGTGATGAACATGGAAGGGTTGAATTCggggagggcggcggcgaggaggaggaagacggtgTTGCCGGTTTGGTTGGAGGCGAAGCAGTGGAAGTCGGGGAAGGAGACTGCGTCTGTTTGATGTCAGTATGGGATATTCGGCAGATATACATTATTTGTATGTTTGATgagaggagaagggaaggtaggAGTAAGGGAGGATGGAAAGATGggttcgaaaaaaaaaaaaaaaaaaaaaaaaaaaaaaaaaaaaaaaaggtaaacATAAAGGGAGGGGCagtggaaaggaaaaagagggggaaaaaacaTACCTTGTAACCCGATACAAAATgtcaaaagaagaagttgaaTCTCGGCAAAGGTTGAAGGCACGACATCCTCATTGAGGTATGCCCATGTTCTTGAAGCAAGGGACTGCTgggatgctgatgatgatttgcTCGGTTGATGACATGAATATTTCGGACACCGGAACTCAGCAAGTGTATGACTCGGGTCAACCGTCTGGGTGTTTGGCGATGGTGGtaatgatggtgatgttgtcaTGGTAGATACACACTCGGTTTACTTCTCTGGCAGCGAGACAAAATAGAGACGATGAGACGAACACCAGACTACCTAGAGAGGTCAAAGGAAGGACTCCCTTGTGTCAGATGCAGTCGAGTCGAGTAGAATACTCCTTGTAAGGAAAAATGGATGTTCACCTGAACTGGTCAACCTACTAGTAAAGAACGAAAGAATAGTCAAATGCAACAAAGAACGGCGTATCGAAGAAGATATATACAAAACcttggatggatggtatCACTCGACACCGGCCGACAATCAagcaaacaaaacaaacaaTTCTTCCCGGCCGGGCATCATCCAGGATCagtagtagaggtacgtatTCAAGAATTTCACCGCTTCTCCGTACAAGCAGTCCTTCATGGTCCCCGACCGACAAGACAAGACTCGACAAGACAGACTTCAGTTCCTCGTCCTGTCAAGTTAGTTCCCGATCGGTATTTCCCCCTTGTCGACAATGCCCGTGGTCCCCGGATATCTATGGTAAGTAGCGTGCGTTGTATGTGACTGGACGGCGACTGGGGACGGGACGGGTGGTGGCAAACCCTTCCCTTGACCAAAAAACGGGCCGGGACATGGGGATGGAatgggatggggatgggatgaACGTACCCCGTAGGGAATATGGAGCCAGCCGTAGGGCAGGGCACGGCAGGGCAGGCACGCGGTTTgaccgacaccgacacccGTCCGTCATTCATTGTGTTTGAGAATCCAATCGATTTTCACCGGGGCTttctacctagaggtaccctgCGTGACATGCAGTACATTGGTATCGATTGGGACCAgcagataggtaggtaggtaggtaggtaggtaggtacgcaACACCAGACAGACTCTTTGGGTTATTAATGActggataggtacctctactatcGAGTTTCGAGGGACGATAACGCAGTGGTAGTCGCCCGGCGAttgataggtagaggtaggtagttgatGGTCTTACATGAAAAGATATCGGGGACAAAGATAAAGTGAAGTGTCCGGTATCTGGTATCTGGTATCTGGGTACATACGAGATTGACCGAGCGGTTCGGTATCAAGCATGGAAGGTCTGGGGAATCAGTCAATACCAATGGATATCATAACACATGACACATGTCACCCTTCCAATCTTTTGATACACGCAGGCGGCAACCGAACCGGTGAGACACACTTGCTTCGCATGTCTCTAGTCCCCTTTTGGGTTTCTGTGTATGTAGTTCCCATCTTCCATTCATGGCGGGGGAACAAGATCACAAGGATCGAATCGGTGTACaacctacatacctctagcaTCCAACACCCTACAGAAATCCAGAACTCGACCGCCCCAATGTCCCCTAccctagtgtacactacatatgTACCTCACCGTCCACGTGCCAGTGGAATTGCCTTTGTTAGCGTTGACGTGTACATGTTGCGTCTACAAacatacatatgtatgtaACACTTGGGTCGCGGGAACGGGACGGATCGTTAACAAACTGGAACACtcgtggttgtggttgtaaAATCCCTTGTGGAAAATGATACGTCTACAAATGGACGAGAGGTGATGTTCGAATAATAACCAAGTGCAGTGGACCAGCCGATGGATGGACCGGGCGACTCCCGTCAGGTCCATCCAGTCTTCcccccgcccccgccgcGCTTAACTTTGATGTGCGTCCCGCCGCTCgggggggaagggagggggcTCCACTGATGCCGACAAGATGGAGTGGGTCGGATATCGGCCTTCTCCACTTCTTCGCGGCTATCGGATGTCGGGGTGGGACGGGGACCGGGGTAGTGGAGAGATACTTCAGTTGGCTCCGGGGCCGGAGGCCGCTCGCTTGGAAGCTTCCCAGGAAGCAATTGAGTTCAGTTCTCGTTCGTACTTAGACTCAAACATCAAGTCACGgtttctctcctcctcctcacaaCTTTAACGGGGAGATACTCCTTCCGGTCACTAATCAGTACCCTTAACGAGAAATGGCTGGTTATGACCCTTTGagtgaaagaagaagatcaccGATAGCCGCCCCGACAGCCGaccttcacttcacttcacttcacttgcGCACCCCCAACTCATCCATCTTTATCTTTTCTTCGATGGGTCTTCGATCACCAATGTCCTTATCCGCCCGACCTTTCCACGCCTGACCAATCAAAGAAGGGAATGTGACTTTCACTTACACGATATCCTGCTCCTTCCCTTTTCGGAATTCTTTTTACTCGATCAGATCGGATCGGTTCAGTTTCACCGCTGGATTCCTTTCTTCCTGCCTGTCGTGCTACACTGCTTTGAATTTCACTTGGCTTCCATCAGATCCGATATGATGACTCTCAAAAGCCACGCACCGACACTATTTTGGCGAGCAGGATCGGTGAGTACGAAGAACTGACTAAAGAAAGAGTTCAGCCAGTGAGTGGTGTTGCTGTTTATCAATTGGTGAATTTTTCGAGCTGAACAGAGTCGAGCATGTCACTTGATAAAAGAGCGAATCGTCCATGATGGCCATGAGTCTATTGCAATCATGATGAAATCGACCCGGCTGTGTCATCTGACGGATAACCTGAGCAGAGGATGCTTGCTGCTGTAGATTTCCTACTGCTATCGAGATCAGTATTACTCAGGCATGCCAGAGCAATATCACCACTAAGCAAGATTCACGCCCGTCACAAGAACACGCATTAACATTCGTGACCCAGAATGTACATGACAAACAAGAAACGCTTTGGTATCATATCTATATGACTACATGTATATGAAAAGTGAACCCCAACGCTTTCCCTCGTTTGCGGTAAGATCCACCACGGCAACAATCAtgggatatatatatagaccCTTGATCTTCATCATAAACCTCCTTTGGTATCTTAAAAAGAATCAAAATATTGACCATGCCCACAAGAGTCGCATGATGAGATAACGCCTGAACCCCGTCTATGGTAGTACTTAGTTGAACCCGCTCTCAATGCCTTTCATACGCCCGTGTTTTTTATTTACCAATCCCAGACAGCAAACAACAGCCACTTTTTAGTGAGTACCGTTGACACCGTTGGAGACACCGTTAGCAGCATCCGCAACAGCGCGCTCCAAAGCCTGGAGGACATCGGCCTTGAGGTCCTCGGCATCCTCAACACCGCAAGAGATGCGGACAAGGTCATCGAAAATACCGACGGCCTCGCGTTGGGCCTTGGGAATACCAGCGTGGGTCATGGAGCTAGGAATCTCGCAGAGGgactcaacaccaccaagagACTCGGCAAGAGTGAAGATCTTGGTGTACTGGCAGAACTTCTCAGCAGCAGCGTGGCCGCCGTGGATGCGGAAGCTCAACATGCCACCACCCATACCGTTGCGGTGCTGCTTGAGAGCAATGGCGCGGTGGGGGTGCGACTCAAGGCCGGGGTAGTTGACCGAGATGACAAGAGGGGAAGCCTCGAGGGCATGGGCAATGGCGGTCgcgttggtggtggcctCACGAGCACGGAGATGGAGGGTCTTGGCTCCACGGTGGGCGAGCCACGAGTCAAAGGCGGAGGGGACGGCGCCGATGGCGTtctggaggaaggagaggcggGCATAGAGCTCGTCGCTGTTGAAGGCGGCAACACCCATGACCACGTCCGAGTGGCCGTTGATGTACTTGGTCACACTGTGAACGACGATATCGGCACCATGGTCGAGCGGGTTCTGGACGTAGGGGCTCAGGAAGGTGTTGTCGACCACGACCAGGATGCCACGCTCATGGGCGGCGGTAGCGACGGCGCGGATATCCACAAGGCGCAGGGTCGGGTTGCTGGGGGTCTCGATCCACACGAGCTTGGTGGCATCGGTGATGTGGTCGCGGATGTCCACCTCGATCTCGGGAGTGAAGGTGACCTTGACGCCGTGGGCCTTGGCAACCTGGGTAAAGTAACGGTGGGTGCCGCCGTAGACGTCCGAGACCGAGATGACGTGGGAGCCAGCGGCGAGCGACTGGAGGA includes the following:
- a CDS encoding DUF1275 domain-containing protein, with the protein product MTTSPSLPPSPNTQTVDPSHTLAEFRCPKYSCHQPSKSSSASQQSLASRTWAYLNEDVVPSTFAEIQLLLLTFCIGLQDAVSFPDFHCFASNQTGNTVFLLLAAALPEFNPSMFITANIATSLGFFLGSAYLTGQLGHLIGPRRRFWLLVTNTIQTTLVFIAAALQFGSYHTNAPGKLLFESGSIDTMEAVTGTRTLVCIALLASAAGSQVVLSRSLNMTEISTAMATAAWVDLVIDKRLMSRPLKENRGRNRRVAFLVSLAVGSLVGACIYRWVGSAVAVTVSGGGKAVVGGMFLFSRGEKRERVGDVEGGKFLSGGACGGDEKKSGKECVNGKEAEGSGSGSDSEAEMGPASGRVDGNV
- the cys-16 gene encoding cystathionine gamma-lyase, whose protein sequence is MTASSDHPITTPPRAPSPVHGFGTLAVHAGSPHDPATGAVIEAISLSTTFAQTAVGKPVGEFEYSRSSNPNRANFEKMVAALEHAKYALAYSSGSATTANILQSLAAGSHVISVSDVYGGTHRYFTQVAKAHGVKVTFTPEIEVDIRDHITDATKLVWIETPSNPTLRLVDIRAVATAAHERGILVVVDNTFLSPYVQNPLDHGADIVVHSVTKYINGHSDVVMGVAAFNSDELYARLSFLQNAIGAVPSAFDSWLAHRGAKTLHLRAREATTNATAIAHALEASPLVISVNYPGLESHPHRAIALKQHRNGMGGGMLSFRIHGGHAAAEKFCQYTKIFTLAESLGGVESLCEIPSSMTHAGIPKAQREAVGIFDDLVRISCGVEDAEDLKADVLQALERAVADAANGVSNGVNGTH